From one Cloacibacillus sp. genomic stretch:
- a CDS encoding glycine/betaine/sarcosine/D-proline family reductase selenoprotein B, protein MTKKRVVHYINQFYAGLGGEDTASVGLSERDGAVGPGAALALALGDDYEIVKTVICGDNTIAEHTEEILPQIVKIVSDAKADLFVAGPGFNAGRYGLGCGATTAAVTEQLDIPAVTALYAENPGTDLYKNRCYILQSDNNARNMTSVINQIAGFAKRLIAGDAIQDGKAEHYHGSGPAVIIDYATPAAERGIDMLLAKHDGKTFRTEVIMPNHEEIPIPSLSKPLSQCKIGLVTDGGLVPAGNPDNQVPTNSKAYKHYSIDGMETLDAKDWEVSHQGYNNAFVLQDPNRLVPVDALRKMVKDGVIGGLDDVFYSTAGVMTPMEKCKEFGEGIAKALKDAMCDAAIETST, encoded by the coding sequence ATGACTAAAAAGAGAGTGGTTCATTACATCAACCAGTTTTACGCGGGTCTGGGCGGCGAAGATACCGCAAGCGTAGGCCTCTCCGAAAGAGACGGCGCCGTCGGCCCGGGAGCGGCTCTTGCTCTGGCGCTCGGCGATGATTATGAGATCGTTAAGACCGTTATTTGCGGCGACAACACTATCGCGGAGCATACTGAAGAAATTCTCCCGCAGATCGTAAAAATAGTAAGCGACGCGAAGGCGGACCTCTTCGTCGCCGGTCCCGGATTCAACGCCGGACGTTACGGTCTGGGCTGCGGCGCCACCACGGCAGCGGTCACGGAACAGTTGGATATTCCCGCCGTAACGGCGCTCTACGCGGAAAACCCCGGAACGGACCTTTACAAAAATCGCTGCTATATCCTCCAAAGCGACAATAACGCGCGCAACATGACGTCGGTCATAAATCAGATCGCCGGCTTCGCAAAGCGCCTGATCGCGGGCGACGCGATACAAGACGGCAAAGCGGAGCACTACCACGGCAGCGGACCGGCAGTCATCATTGATTACGCCACTCCGGCCGCGGAGCGCGGTATCGATATGCTGCTGGCAAAGCACGACGGAAAGACATTCCGTACCGAGGTTATCATGCCCAACCACGAAGAGATACCGATCCCCTCTCTCAGCAAACCGCTTTCGCAGTGCAAGATTGGGCTGGTCACCGACGGCGGCCTGGTACCGGCCGGCAACCCGGACAATCAGGTCCCGACAAATTCCAAGGCATACAAGCATTATTCGATCGACGGTATGGAAACTCTGGACGCGAAAGACTGGGAGGTCAGCCATCAGGGATACAATAACGCCTTCGTACTTCAGGACCCCAACCGGCTCGTGCCGGTCGACGCCCTGCGTAAGATGGTGAAAGATGGCGTGATCGGCGGTCTGGACGACGTCTTTTATTCGACGGCGGGAGTCATGACCCCGATGGAAAAATGCAAAGAGTTCGGTGAAGGAATCGCCAAGGCGCTAAAAGACGCTATGTGCGACGCCGCGATCGAGACATCGACCTGA